A stretch of DNA from Methanobrevibacter gottschalkii DSM 11977:
ATCACAAACACCTGCGCACTGTTATTGAAGATATATATTCGAATGGAAATAAGCTAACTGAAGAACTCACTGCCCGCCTAATACATGAATTCAGATACTCCAATTTGTATATTCCCTCTAAAAAAGAGGACAATAAGCTGAATTTTATTATTTATGAGGATGATGATTCCAAACTTACTCCATTATTTACTGATTTGGATGAATTTAGAAAATTCTATAAGGATGAGGATGTTCGGGCATTGCAAAATCCATTTGAATTGTATCAGAATGTCTTAAAGACAACGGATATTGAAGGTTACATCTTAAATCCTGCTTCTGAAAAGTATTTGTTTAAAAAAGAATTTATTTTAGCTATTAACAATATTCCAAAGACTGATTTTTACACTACCAATCCCTACTCGGAAGAGGAATTATTAAATATGAAAAGGTCAGTTGATAATAAAAATTTGGAAAGATTTATTGAAAATAGAGCAAATATTGGGGATTTTGAGGGTTTATTTGAACAGATGGCAAATTCACAGTTATTTGCTTTAATGTTGTCTGATTTAAAACTTAATAAGGAGATGATTTCACTTAAAAAAAGTGGTCCTGTTGCGGCAATGTATACTGATAATGTAGGTGGCATCTATGCAACTTTATTTACATCTGAGAGAAAAATGGATGCAGTAAAGACAAAAAAATACAAATATTCCCAATTAGTTAATCTTGCAACACTTGTTAATTTTATCCTGACTGAGGATATGGACGGCCTTATTGTAAATCCGGAAAGTGACAATGTGTTAGTTCCAAGAACCACTCTTCTTAGATACTCTCTTGGTTTTGAGATGTATGCAAATGATGAAAGACTATCAGAATCAATGTTTTATCTCTTTAGGATTGAATGAACTCATTATTATTAAAACAATATATAATATGATTAAAATATTAATCTAAAATTTTAATAATCATGTAATATATATTCATAATTATGTCCGAATTATCACAATTAATTCAAATCAATAAAAATATTGAAAAACAGAATGAGGAAATAATTCGTCTTTTAAAAGTAATTGCTTGCGAAAAACAAGAAGGAGAAAATTCAGATAAATCAGTTATTGATTTAGGCGAGCTGTATTTGGAAGATGATGCAAGTTTTGAAGCAGAGCCAAAAGAAGGGGAAATTGAAAACCTTTGGAGAGTTGGATCTCTTCTGGATAATTCAATTGATGTTGGTGAAGTCTATTTTATTGAAGGTACTGACATCTTCAGGTTATCAGTTAAAAATAATGAAACAAGCATTGATAATTTAACAGGTGATGGTCAGGCAAATATATTTGCATTAGAAGAAACAATTGCAAATGAATCCGTCAAAAACAATAAAAGTTTAGAAGACAGTACAGTAATACTGAGCAGCGAACATTCACAAAATTTACCTGAAACTTTAAAGATTTGTGTAGAACAAGGTGCTAAAAAAGTATATATGCATTTATTTGCATCATCCCAATTAGTAGGAGCACCACAATCATTAATGGAACTGATTAAATTTGATTTTTATAAAAATAATGAACATTTAGTTGAAAAATTGTTTAAATAGGTGATATATATGTCTAAATTTTGTCCGAAATGCGGTGAAGAGTTAGTAGATGATGCGAAATTCTGTAAAAACTGTGGTGAAACTATAAAAACAGAACAGGAAACACAAAACAATGAAGTTCAAAATGTTGAAAATGACCATAAAATAGCTTTAATTTTAGGATATGTCTGTGCTATTTTAATTCCATTATTTGGATTAATATTTGGTATTTATTTAGTGACCCGTAAAGACTCCTCCAAAGCTAATTATCATGGGAAAATCATCATTGGAATAGCTATTGTAATATGGATCATTTCATTTTTATTGATGATGTGAAATCTGAGTGTGGAAATTATTTGGAGGTTGATTAAAAAATCAGCCTCTAATCAACCATTGCAGATGTTCACTAAAGCACAGGTTCTGCCAATGAGAGAAATATCCATAGATTCTGATTTTGACGTAGGTGAAATTACATCTAAAATCAATAAATTAATGTCAGAATGGCCTATTCAGCTTTTAGATATCATTGGACCTAATTGGATTGTGTTTGGCTATGACATGAAAGTTAAATTCGTTTTAATATTCGATGCTGACTTTAATGATTTGGAAACCCAAATAAAATTAGAAGATTTAAGATTAAATGTTATCCATCATATTGAAAGTTTAAAAGGACTGCATATAGGGATAACCTGATAAATGCTGTTTTTTTCGATTAAAAAAAAGAAAGAATTAATTGGTTAATTAATTCTTGTATTGTAGTATCTGACACCCTGATCATCGTAAGTATACCATCTGTTTACTTCTTCATCGAATTTTTCACCAATAACCGGTACATATGAATCAGACTGGGGATTGTATACTTTATATGTTGTATTATTGTTGGTTAAATTCTCAAGTGGAGAATTATCTCCGACAACAGTCGTATTATTATCAATGCCGGTGCTATTGTCTATTCCAGTGGTGTTGTCTGTAACGTTTAAATGAGTATTGCCATTAAACATTGTGTAAGCTCCCACTGCTATTAATGCAACAACAAGAACTGCTATTGCAATGAGCAATATATTTTTATTTTTCATAATTACACCTTAATCTAAGTTTTAAATAAACTAGTATATTAATCTGATATGTCATAGTCATCAATAATATAATAGTCAAGTTCGGGATGTTTGGATTTGATTTCACTGTAAATCCTTTCTTTTACCTTCTCACGGTCAGCATCAAAATCAACGATAATGTCAAATGTTGCATAGTCCTCATCTTTATTTACAATAAAACCGTGAATTTCAATGATTTCCTCATATTTTGAAGCTATATTATATAAATCTTCACGGACATCCTTATAATCATTGTTTCTTGCATAAATTCCAATAGTTAAAACTATTGAGAACTCGTCATATACCTTATATACAATATTTCTAGTTAAGCTGTGTATATCAAAAGCTGTCAGATCGTCATCCACTTCAATATGCACAGACCCGCGCATATCTTCAGGACCATAATTATGTAAACTCAAATCATATGCCCCATACACTTCGGGAATTTCACAGATATACTCTTTCAGTTTACGGGAAAGCTCTGAGTCAACTCTTGAACCAATCATGCTGTCAATTGTTTCTCTAAGCATGTCAACACTTGCCTTGATAATCACGATAGAAATGACCACTCCCAGAATTCCTTCAAGAGAAACATGGAAAAATACTGAAATGACAGCAGCTATTAATGTTGAAAGAGACAGCACTGCATCGAAAAATGCATCGCTTCCAGATGCAACAAGAGCCTGTGAATTAATATCCTCACCTACATTCTTAACATATTTTCCAAGAGCAAACTTAACTAAAACGGCAACAGCAATTATGACAAGTGAAACAGCAGTATATGAAGTTGCATCCGGATTAAGTATTTTAGGCCATGATTCCATAAATGCAGTAATACCCGCCCAAAGCACAATAGCTGCAATGATTACCGAAGCAAAATATTCAACACGACCATATCCATAAGGATGATTCTTATCCGGCGCTTTACCTGCAAGCTTTGTCCCAATAATCGTAATAATGGAAGATAACGCATCAGTTAAATTATTAACAGCATCCAATGTAATGGCAATTGAATTAACAAGCATTCCAATTGTTGCTTTAAATGCAACAAGGATCAGGTTAACAACAATCCCTATCACACTTGTTTTAATGATTTTTTCTTGTCTAGTCATGATTAAAAATATCAATTTAAAATAACTTATACTTTTTTGTGTAAAAAGTTTAAATATGTCCAATCTTAATATATTGATTAAAGGAGGATTATGTCATGTCAATATATGATTTTGAAGTTAAAGATGGTGAAGGCAATACTATTTCACTCTCACAATATAAAGATAAAGTACTTTTAATTGTAAACTCAGCAACAGAATGTGGATTTACACCACAATATACACAGTTAAATGAAATTTATTCAGAATTCAATGAAGATGGTTTTGAAATTCTAGATTTCCCATGCAATCAATTTGGAGGACAGGCACCAGGAACAACAGAAGAAATCACAGAAGTCTGCCGTTCAAAATGGTTAGTCCCATATGCTATCTTTGATAAAATTGAAGTGAACGGGGAAAATGAATCACCATTATATACATATCTTAAAAAAGAACAGCCATTTAAAGATATTACTGGTGAAGGCTCAGAAGAATTCAAAAAGATTTTAGAATCAATTAATCCAAATTATATGGATAATGATGATATTAAATGGAATTTCACTAAGTTTCTGGTAGATAGAAAAGGCAATGCAATTCAAAGATTTGAACCAACTGAAGATTTAAATGATGTAAAGGAAGCTATTAAAGCTCTTTTATAATTAATATTCAATTCATGTTTTTAGTTAATTAATGAATATGATATTTAAATTTCTTGTTTTATTTTACTTTACTTTTTAATTTATAAACTTAGTTTTGAATTTAATTATTAATAAATTTCATATTCAATTACATTAGTTATTTCGTATATCTTTTACTGCTAATGAGTTAAAAAGAGAGCTATGTGAAATTATATTTGATAGAAAATATTATAATAAATTATTTTCATTTGATAATTTAATTTAAAAATTAAATAGTTATAAATTATATACATTATAAGTATAAATTAATATTATATGGAACATTATTGAAATGGAGATGATAAGATTATTGTTAAAAGTTTTAAAAAAAGTTTAATAATTTTTTATATTATTTTAATATTATTTTGTTCTATTGGATTTATTTCAGCTAGTGAAAATATTTCATCCAATTGTTCATTAGAACATGTAAATGTAAATAATATACATACAATAAATGTTGATAATAATATAGAATCCACTTTAGAAAATAATTTGGAATCAGATAATGTAAGTAAGAATATTTCTACTTCATTAAATAAAACACAAAATAAAACATTAATTAATAATGAAACATACAAAAAAACAACATTAGAATTTTCCCCTATTATAACTGAATATACTTCAGGAAACATAATTTATACAGTTAAAGCTTATTCATTATTGAATTATAATGGAATGAAATATAAAGATCCTAAATACAATTCCCTTATTAAGATAAAACTATATACAGGTAATTCTTTTAAAAGTTATTCATCACATATAGACAATAATGGCATTGCTTCTATCAAAGTACCTGATTTATCTATTGGCTATCATAAGGTTGAGATTTTTATTGATAATGTGCAAGGAGCAACATCATACATAAAAGTAATTAAATCTACTACTAAAGTATATGCTCCAACTACAATTATAAAATTTAAGAAAAATATGAATTATAAAATTAAAGTCGTAGATAGTCATAATAATCCTGTAAAAAATATTATACTTAAAGTTAAAGTTTATACTGATAGCAAATATAATATTTATAGCATTAAAACAAATTCTAAAGGGTTAGCAACACTTAAAATTAATAAATTATCTTTAAAGACTCATAAAATTGTTATTACAACTAATAATAAAAATTATAAAATTAATAAAAATTCAAAAATTTTAATTAAAAAAACAATTCCTAAAA
This window harbors:
- a CDS encoding zinc-ribbon domain-containing protein is translated as MSKFCPKCGEELVDDAKFCKNCGETIKTEQETQNNEVQNVENDHKIALILGYVCAILIPLFGLIFGIYLVTRKDSSKANYHGKIIIGIAIVIWIISFLLMM
- a CDS encoding SseB family protein, translated to MTNHKHLRTVIEDIYSNGNKLTEELTARLIHEFRYSNLYIPSKKEDNKLNFIIYEDDDSKLTPLFTDLDEFRKFYKDEDVRALQNPFELYQNVLKTTDIEGYILNPASEKYLFKKEFILAINNIPKTDFYTTNPYSEEELLNMKRSVDNKNLERFIENRANIGDFEGLFEQMANSQLFALMLSDLKLNKEMISLKKSGPVAAMYTDNVGGIYATLFTSERKMDAVKTKKYKYSQLVNLATLVNFILTEDMDGLIVNPESDNVLVPRTTLLRYSLGFEMYANDERLSESMFYLFRIE
- a CDS encoding cation diffusion facilitator family transporter, with the translated sequence MTRQEKIIKTSVIGIVVNLILVAFKATIGMLVNSIAITLDAVNNLTDALSSIITIIGTKLAGKAPDKNHPYGYGRVEYFASVIIAAIVLWAGITAFMESWPKILNPDATSYTAVSLVIIAVAVLVKFALGKYVKNVGEDINSQALVASGSDAFFDAVLSLSTLIAAVISVFFHVSLEGILGVVISIVIIKASVDMLRETIDSMIGSRVDSELSRKLKEYICEIPEVYGAYDLSLHNYGPEDMRGSVHIEVDDDLTAFDIHSLTRNIVYKVYDEFSIVLTIGIYARNNDYKDVREDLYNIASKYEEIIEIHGFIVNKDEDYATFDIIVDFDADREKVKERIYSEIKSKHPELDYYIIDDYDISD
- a CDS encoding glutathione peroxidase gives rise to the protein MSIYDFEVKDGEGNTISLSQYKDKVLLIVNSATECGFTPQYTQLNEIYSEFNEDGFEILDFPCNQFGGQAPGTTEEITEVCRSKWLVPYAIFDKIEVNGENESPLYTYLKKEQPFKDITGEGSEEFKKILESINPNYMDNDDIKWNFTKFLVDRKGNAIQRFEPTEDLNDVKEAIKALL